TTGGTCATGACCAATTCAAATTCCTTAAAGCCTTTTCGCTCATTCAAGCGCGCGATGGACCGCATGTAGACGTTCCAGTCTTTCGTGATGAAGAACCAGGCGAGCACGATAACGATGAACAAGAGCAAGACGAGCGGTAAGGCGCTGAGGATATTTTGCAACAAACCGGCGACCCCTCGTGACAAGACGCCGATCGCGGCTCCGAGCTGGACGCCGATTTCGGTGATCCCGCCTTCGAGCGAGTTCGTCTGTCCCGGATTGAGCCGCTGGACGCTGTCATACGCATCATTGACGAACGGGGCAATTTTTTCGTTGAACATGCGCTGTATGTATTCGGTGAACGTTTCAATCTGATCGGGAAGTTTCTCGGCGGCGATCGTCAAGTAACGGATGAGTTGAGTCACCACGATGGCAATCACACCGCTGACGACACTCATGACGATAAACAAGGAGGCGAGCGCCCCAAGAGCCCGGGGCAATTTGGTCTCGCGCTCGAACCAATTGACGAGCGGGACGGTCAACAAGGATAACAAGAAGGCGAACACGAAAGGATACGTGTACGTAAAGAGGACGCTCAGTCCCCAAATGACGAAGACGAGCCCGATAATGACGAGCAGGAAACGAAGTAACTGCCAAAGCCTGGCTGGCGACACGACACATGGCCCCTTTCCTAACGATTGGATTGAGCATAGTATACCACGCAACCGGTAAATATAGAGGATGGATAGGTGATTAAACATGAAGGAATTACAACGACGAATCGATCGGATGATTATTCATTTAGGCGGCTACTGGCGGCCGCTGTCGGGGTTGGCCCGGCTGTTAGAAGAAGTGGGCGAAGTTGGCGGCGCGCTCTATGCCGACGACCGAGTCGCCCTGCGTGAAGAGCTGATGGACGTCTTCGTTATTTCGACGTGTCTGGCGAAT
This sequence is a window from Exiguobacterium mexicanum. Protein-coding genes within it:
- the ytvI gene encoding sporulation integral membrane protein YtvI, with protein sequence MSPARLWQLLRFLLVIIGLVFVIWGLSVLFTYTYPFVFAFLLSLLTVPLVNWFERETKLPRALGALASLFIVMSVVSGVIAIVVTQLIRYLTIAAEKLPDQIETFTEYIQRMFNEKIAPFVNDAYDSVQRLNPGQTNSLEGGITEIGVQLGAAIGVLSRGVAGLLQNILSALPLVLLLFIVIVLAWFFITKDWNVYMRSIARLNERKGFKEFELVMTNLRSALFGYVRAQLTLISITFGIVLVGMFILRVDNPFSFALLAAIFDLLPYLGVGTLLLPWAAYAAVSGDWFLAIGLVILYIVVIVQRNLAEPKIVGSHIGLDPLAALISIFVGLQLFGVLGFILGPVLAVLLKALYNAQVFHYMWRFVLGPTTPKER